GCCGAGGAGGTGAGCCGCGACTCCAAGAGCTCGCTCGCGATCGGCATCACGCACACGCAGGCGCGCTACGTAATGCCGGAGATCATGAAGCGCTTCAGCGAGCGTCATCCCAGGGTGCGCATCCGGCTGCGTCATGCGGAGCCCGGCCACCTGCTCAAGATGCTGCTCGCCGGAGAAGTCGACATGGCCGTCACCGCCAGCGACCCGCCGGCGAACCGCGATCTCGTGATTCTTCCCTTCCGCCAGTTCCACCGCGTAATCATCGTGCCGAAGGGGCACAAGCTTCTCCGCGTGCCGCGGCCGACGCTTCAAGACATCGCCGAATACCCGATCGTCACCTACGAGCCGGGTTACTCGGCGCGGCAGGAAATGGTGCGGGTTTTCGAGAAGGCAGGACTGGAGCCGAAGATCGCGATCAGTGCGATCGATGCCGACGTCATCAAGACCTGCGTCGAACAAGGCTTGGGCATCACGATCATGTCGGAAGTCACGTTCGACCCGAAGCGCGACACGAACCTACGCTCCATACTCGTAGAGCACCTGTTCGAGCCGTTCTCGACGAAGATCGTCCTCGCAAAACAGCACGGTGTCCGGCAGCATACCTTCGACTTCATCGAGATGTGCGCCCCGCAATGGGAGCATGAAAGAGTCGAACGGGCGATACGAAGCTAGTCGTCACGCGTAGCTGCGCGAGTCGCGGCGCACGACGGCGTGCATGGCGAGAATTTAACCACGGCAGGTCACGCAGCGTCGCTCCGACCGTCCGCGAGTTTATATAAATCCCGCTAGCTCGATGCCGTAATCATCGAGAAACGGGCTTCCGCATAGCGTCTAACTCGTCGAGACGCCAGCACAGGCCGAGGACAGCTGCCCATCCGTACGCGCTTCTCGTTGACGCAAGTGGCGTCGCATCACCGGCAGGAGCTTCGTCTGGCCGTAGTCGTAGTGTTTGTAGCGGGCCAGATGCGCTGAAACTCGATGACGATTACAGTAGCTGGTGCCGGTCCAATCAGCCCGCGACAATGAAGGAAAGAAATGACAGCAGCGGCGAAACCGAGCCCATGCCTCAAAGTCCACCACGAATAAATGGACCCTACGGGAATCACGCGCTGCCGAGTTCAATGACTCTCTGGGTACCGTTATCTGATTTGATAACTGACTGGAGGCGGGGGTCACAACCTAATTGCGGGTGTAACAGCTTGAAACTTCAGTACCATCCGTGAAGCCGCTCGATCAGTTACCCCAAGACATACCCCGCTTGCACTCGATAGTCGACGCAGGCCAGGTCGTGCCGATTAAGGCGCCATCTGCCGGTGACATAGACTCGCGGACGTTCTTGGAGAAACGAATCGAGTGTCAGAGTTCAAACGGTGACCCGTGTCGCGTCAAATCTCGTCAGAGAAAAACCGGCAAATTGCTCCGGGTAAAGTCGAACATGGTCAGCGAGAACGGATAGGGCAAACGCTTCGCCGAGCTTGAGACCCTCGATTGTGTCGGAACGGAAATGCGAGCCGTTGAAGTTAGCCGCAAATGCTCCGCCGGCCAGCTTGTTCAATTCTGTTCCGACTGTGAGCTCGTCGGATATTGCCGTCAGACTCCGCCCGTCGTCGCTCGGCTGCACGGGCTCCGGGAATACAAACGCCTCATTGAAGAACCACTTGAGGATCGTGACCCCTGCGCCGAGGAAGGTCGCGCACGACTGTGTGTAGGACGGCTGCTGGCCCCCGCCGTCGGGCAGTACTTGCGACACCAGGTATGTGCGCTGCCGCGCGCACACTTCGGAGAGAACGCGTGAATTCAGCAATTCGGGGTGGAATGGATACTGCGCGCGGCCGAGGACGTGATTATGGACACGTCCGCCTACCTGTTCAGGCTTTGGGCGACGATGGACAAGCCACTTCTGGAAACCCGAATGCGTGTCAACGGACCTCCATACACGCCCAATGAGGCCGCGGATGTCCTCTCTCCCAAACGTCACCCCGCCCAACTGCTTTCCTGCAGTCCTATACGGGTTGGCCTGGTCGAGGGCCTCCGGGCCCATCTCTAGCAGAATCCCTGCCGCGTTGATGAGGGTTTGGAAAGTCGTGTAGTTGCGGAAAGCCTCGAACCAACCCCGGGCAGTCAAGGCGTAGCGCCGCTCGGGCTCGAAGACGCGCCGGTTGGGCGAATGATTGCCGCTCTGAATGCTAAGCCACTCGTCGTAGTCGGTCATGAAGTCGAGCTTGGCCATCCCTGCACGGGTCAGCTGCTTCACGTGGGCGAAAGACCCGTTAGGCACATCGAGAAGTGAAAGCTGCGACAGACGCGGCCCGTATAGCTCGTTCGGTAAGCCGGCGCGGCCGAACGTGCGCGGTGTAACACGCCCTCCCTCCTTCTGCCCCCTGTAGCCGCTCATGCGCGACAGATCCTCACAAGCAGCGGCTATCAGGGGGTCGCTGTCGTACTGCGCGAAGGGCACGTCTCGTGTAAGCGCCATCCAGTAAGTCTCGGCGAGCTCCGCCGCGAACTCCGCGCTCGCGAAGGCCGGTGCCGCCGGCGTGGTAAAGCCCCACGGATCCTGGCCTTCGAGAAGGAATGAATGACCTTGGAGAGGGTTCCCGAACCTGATGGTGCCGCCTAGCGGCACGGCCTCGAACGCCTCGAACGTGCCGGTATGTATGGCGCCAAGCAGTGAACGGTAAGCGACTGGATCGACCTCGCCCAACCCGTTGTGCGGCAACCCGCGACTGAACGAGGCGAAGTAGTTGCGGTCCGCGTAACGCACCTCGTCACCGTTCGTAGGATGCTCTGAGACGAACGATCGCGCCTGGGCTTCCGCTCGCTCGATCCGCAACTGCCTCGCGCGGTTGCGTCGATGCGTCAGACGGTCCGCATCGAGACTGTGGGGGGCATTGTCGTTATGCACGGTCTTCTTCAACGTGGCGATGAAACAAGATTTTCGCAGCGCTCCGCAATCATGTCGGCCGATTGATTGTGAAGGTACTCGCTGGCTGGAGCGAAGCGATAGCGTCCAAGGGCTCCGGGTCGCGCCAGAGGAACTGGCGCACGTCGATCCGATCCGGATACACATCAAACAGCGTGAAACCGTCGCGCTCCTCGATACTCTTGCGAGTCGTGGCCGTGATCTTCTCCGGGTACCAACCGATGTTGCCACGTGCGTAGCCTGCGAAACCGGTCTTGCCAGTACCGACCGTGCCGCAGAGGATGGCCTCAATCGGATTGGCACTCAGGTCGATATCGCCGCTGCGCGTGATACGCGCGGCCGCCGTGGCGTGCAAGTCGCCCGAAATACTGATCGCAGCCCGCCCTCGCTGGTCGGTCAAGGCCTTGACCAGGCGCTGGTGCTGAGCGAACCAGCCCGCCTGCCAATACTTCTTATCGTTGCCGCGGGTGGATTCACCGCGAGGCCGATCCTCGTACCATTCTCCCAGCGCGCCCTTGGACCACCCGAATGGATTGGAGGGCACATGTATATAGTGCCGGGCACTCGATTGCTGGAGCCGCTCGATTAGGAAGCGCTCGACCTCGGGAAACAGCACGTGCGCGTCCGAGCCGGTCGACCAGCCACGTCGGCAGTCGAACAGCGCCATCTCCAGCAGGTTACCGATCCGGACCGTTTCGATTGTCTCGTTGGCGAGCGGTCCCGACAGAGTCGGATGGCCGAGCGCGACCGGATAAGCCATCGCCGCGCTGCGGCGCTGCAGCCCGAGGATAAAAGGACGCGGCGGGAAGGTGTAGCCCCACGGGCCGGCATTGTCGTTTTCGAAATAGTCGTGGTCATCCGAGATGAAGATCAGAGGAACCGAGGCGAAGCGGTCCTCGTAGAGCGCCGCGATCTGGCGCCCGACGATGGTGTTGAGCGATCGCCGATTGGCGACTGAATCGAAGTTTTGATCTTCGTCGAGCCATGCGATGCGGTGATACAGCTCAGCCTGCCGCGCGAGTCGATCCGCGTTGCGCGTGTATTTGAGACCGGTCCACTGATCCCAATAGACGTGGTCGCCATTCGCGACTGCTAAATCAGGCTGGAAGCTCAGCGCGCGATCCAGGAGCGCGCGCCGTGTCGCCATCGCGATGAACTTGTCTTGATCGGCTTCGTCGCCACCGGCGCAGGTAAAGAACAGAATGCGATAGTGATCTGGCGTCGAGCCAACGGGCGGAAGCGTGCTGAGGGTCCACGGCTCGCGCAGTGTGGCTCCGGCCTCATCGGTCAGCATCAGCCGGTGCGGCGTACCCTCCTTCAAGCCCCTCTGCACGAAACTCCATGCGAAACCGTCGGGATCCGTCCGCTCACCGTGAACCGACCGGCCATCGATCGTCAGCACCGGGGCGCCTTTGGGAGGCGCATCGAGCAACACCTTCAGTGCGATCGTATCGCTGGTGACGGACGGCAGAATGGTGCGGATGATCTGATCCGGCTTCGACCAGGCTACCCCGCCCAGGAGGATACCGCCGAGCCCGACTGCCCCGGCTTGAAGGAATTGGCGACGATTGAACATGGGCTCCCCGAGCGCTTGCGATACATGATCTTGGCGCGTATCGTCGCACGCGGAGTGATAACCAACTAGTCGGAATTCCCGATCGAATGAACGGTTTTTCTGAAGACTCGCCAGAGAAGTTGCGTCCTGCCGTGGATCGCCTTCGCATGCGGCACCTGCGGTTGTTGCACGTGCTCGCGAGTACCGGGAGCGTGCGCCGAGCCGCGGAGCAACTGCATATGTCCCAGCCCGCGATAAGTCAGACGTTGAAGGAGATCGAATCGGCTTTCGGTGGTGAGCTCTTTACTCGGACAGCCCGCGGGGTCATTGCCAACGACCGGCTACAACCACTGCTTAGGCGAGCGGCCATTGTGCTAGGGGAGATCGCAGCCGCCGAGCGTGAACTACGAGGACCCAAGATTGCGACACGCGTGATACGCATCGGCGCAAATCTGCATCTACTTCGCTTTCTCATACCATCCGTTATCGAACGCTTACGAGCCGCACGAGGAGCGCCGCGCTTCTCCTTGACGGAAGACTCGAGTGCGCGTCTTCTCACCGCACTTGCATCGGGTCAGTTCGATTGCGTCCTTGCCCGTCTCGGGGACCAGGGGACGGAGGACTCGAATATGAAGGACTTTGCGTTCTGGCCTGTTTATCGCGGGCGGCAGTGTGTAGTCGTGAACTCCAGGCATCCCTTGGCAAGGCGACGCCGCATAAGCCTTCTTGATCTCGCCAACGAAGAATGGGCACTGTCGACGACCGAAGGTCGATCACGCGACCTTCTGGCGAACGCATTTTTGCGCGCTGGTCTAAGCCCGCCGGAGCCTGTAATCGAGTGCAGGCCTTTTCACGCAAATCTTGCTATCGCTTTAGCCCTGCCGGTCGTCACGATCGTTATGCGAGCTGAAGCAGCGTTGGAGCAGAAAGAGGGACGCCTTCGTATCCTTCCGGTCGACTTGAATATCGATGCGCCGCCTATTGCCTTCGTCTGCCGCAAGTCCTGGGCCGATGATCCGCTGATCGCCGAGGCCCGTGCCGCCGCGATAGCGGCGGGCCGGCGCTTGGATCGAATTTAATCCGCCTTACGGTAACTGACGGCGGCAGCTATACGCATCATTCGCTGAGGATGTCCGAGAACTTGGTCCGCATGGTTTTGCGACGCGGATCGCTCGACTCCCGGCTCGGGTCGTGGCGGTCCGACGCGTCCACAGCGCGAATTGCGTCTGCCCTCAACCAAAATCAGGTGATTTGTGCGTCACGCGGACGTGCGCTGGTTTTGACCGCCGCCTACTTCCCTATCTCGGACGCCTGCGCCTCGAGCTCGCGCCGCCACCGTCTTCGCAGCTCTGCCGCTTTGTGCCGCCGACGGTCATCGCAGGAGAGCGGGCAAAGCGCGGGAACGGGCACGGGCCTGCGTTCGTCGTCGACCGCGACCATAGTGAAGAAGCAGCTGTTGACATGCCTCACTTGCTGGCTTCGTATGTTCTCGGCAATGACTTTGATACCCACCTCCATCGACGACGTTCCGGTGTAGTTGATACTGGCGAGGAACGTAACCAGTTCCCCGACGTAGATGGGCTGCCGAAACGTGACCTGATCGACCGACATTGTGAGCACGTATCGTCCTGCATAGCGACTGGCGCAGGCATACGCAACCTGATCCAGAAGCTTCAGAATCGTTCCACCATGCACATTGCCAGCGAAATTCGCGGTGTCCGGCGTCATCAGGACGGTCATCGTCAGTCGGTGTGCGGCCAGATCCATGCTTGCGTCCTCGTTGCTGCGAGCCGTCGCGACGGCGTTACTCGACCTTCACTTTCGCCGCCGCAGCCACCTTCTTCCACTGCGGGATCTCCTTGGCGATGATCGCCGCGAAAGCCTCCGGCGAGCCGCCCGCCGGCGCAACGCCGTCCGCTTCGAGCTTCTCGATCATGTCCTTCTGGCTGATGATCTTCGTCACCTCGGAGTTGACGCGGTCGACGATCGCGCGCGGCGTGCCTTTGGGCGCGATGAAGCCGTGCCAGTTGGAGACGTCGTAGCCCTTCACCGTCTCGTCGATCGCCGGCACGTTGGGCAGTGCCGGGATCCGCTTGGCGGTGGTCACTGCGATCGCGCGGAGGCGCCCCTGCTTCACGATCGGCATCGTCGCGGCGATCGAGCCGAAGATGAGCGTCGTCTGGCCGCCCATGGTGTCGGTGAGCGCGGGGCCCGTCCCCTTGTACGGGATGTGGTTCATCTTGATGCCGGCCTGCATCGCGAACAGCTCGGTCGCCATGTGCACGATGCTGCCCTGGCCGCTGGTCGCGTAGTTGATGTCGCCCGGCTTCGCCTTCGCCGTCGCGATCAGGTCCTTAATAGTCTTCACCGGCAGCGACGGGTGCACCGACACGAGGAACGGGCCCTTGGCGATCTGGATGATCGGCTGGATATCGTTGACCGGGTCGAAGTTGAGCTTGTAGAGGCTCGGGTTCACGGTGTAGCTGGCGGCGATCATCGTCAGCGTGTAGCCGTCGGGGGGCGATTTCACGCCGAGCTCGGTGCCGATCGTGGCGCCGGCGCCTGGACGGTTCTCTACGATGAACTGCGGCCCCTTGAACGATTCGGTGAGCTTGGTCGCGATGAGGCGCGCGATGAAGTCGGTGCCGCCGCCGGGCGCGAAGGGTGCGATTATGCGCACGGGCTTAGAGGGCCATTGTTGAGCCGATGCCTCCGTTGTCACTCCGCTGCTTGCAATTGCGCACGCCACGATGGTCGAAAAACCGAAGAATTTCATGCTTACTCCCTTTGATGACATTACGCCGCTTCCCGCACACCTGCGGGGGCATCCTGCTGCAACGGCACATAGACATACCCGTCAAAAAGACGGCGTTGAGTACGGAAGAACGAGCCGCGAGTTGCGTGCCACGCGCCGTCGCGTAACTGCACGTCTGCGCCAACCGTGAGGACACCTGACGGCATCCCGATTCGCAGCGTTTGCGCCGTGTCGCGCCTGCTCGCCTGCCAGACAATGCTTCCCTCGATCCGCGCCGCAACCGCAGTACACAGCGATGCCGTGAGCGGTAGTGCGCGGTGTGGCTGCCCGTTCGAGATCATCCGCGCAGTAACATCGATGTCTGATGCGCGGATTTGGTCACCGGAAAGAGTGCGTGCGTCTTGCGGCCCTGATACAAAGCCGACGTAGGGAACCGCGGTTTTCGCCCGCGCCTCCTCAACGTTGCGACCAATGCCCATCTTGAGCGACGCCTGCACACGGATCGCCGCAAGCTTCTCAAGCAAGGCGACGTCCGCGTCCAGCGCGTCCGGCATCTCGCGTCCGGTGAGCCCTAGATCCTCGGCCGCGACGAATACGACTGCGTTGGCGGCATCGATCATCGACACTCTGATGCTGCCGAGCCCGGGTACATCGAGCACATCCACGGCATTGCCGGTTGGCAGCAATTTGCCGGTCGACGCGCCGCCTGGGTTCAGAAAGTCGAGCCGAACCGGCGCGCCGGTTCCGCCGACGCCCGGAATAGGCAGATCGCCCGCGGTGATGGCCCGGCCATCCTTTACCGTGAATGTCGAATGAATCACTTTCTTCGTGTTCGTGTTGTAGATCCGTACCGTCGCTTCCCCGTCAGAGACACTCACGATGCCCTCTTCCACGGCGAAGGGCCCCACCGCCGACGACATGTTTCCGCAGTTACCGCTGTAATCCACTTGTGCGTCTTTTATGAGTACCTGCGCAAATGTGTAATCGACGTCTGCGTCCTCGCGCTCCGAAGGAGCGAGCACACATACTTTGGACAGCGACGAAATACCGCCACCCATGCCATTCAACTGGCGCCCGTTCGGATCCGGGCTGCCCATCGCCGCGGTAAAAATATCGTCCCATTGCTTGCGGTCTGCCGGCAGGTCGCGACTGTGGAACATCAGCGCTTTGCTCGTACCGCCGCGCATGAAAACGGCAGGAATCTTTTTCAGCATGTCAGTCTCCGAATTGTCAAGCCGCTTTGAGCAGCTGATTACGCATGAGCGGGAGCAGACCACCCGCCTTGAAATAGGCGATCTCCTCGTAGGTATCGAGGCGGCACGTCACCGGAACGGAAAGCGTCCTGCCGTCTCCACGCGTGATGTTCAGCTGCAGCGTACCTCTGGGACCGAGTCCCGATGTCACGTCGCCAATATCAAAAGTCTCGCTGCCGTCGAGCTTCAGTGTGTGACGCGTCGTACCGGGTTCGAACTGCAGCGGTAACACTCCCATACCCGCAAGATTTGCGCGGTGGATACGCTCGAAGCTTTCGGCGATGATCGCGCTCACGCCGAGGAGCCGCGGTCCCTTCGCCGCCCAGTCGCGAGACGAGCCACAGCCGTAATTGCGGCCTGCGATGATCACGAGCGCCTGCTGCCGGTCAACGTACAACTGCGCCGCGTCAAACAAAGGAACGATCGTGCGATCCGGCTCTACACGCGTGTAAGAGCCTTCCATCTCCGGGACCATCTCGTTGCGCAGACGAATGTTCGCGAATGTCGCGCGCACGCCGACCTCGTGAATACCCCGGCGCGTGCCATAAGAATTGAAGTCGTGCTCGGTTACGCCGGCCGCGAGCAGGAAACGGCCCGCGGCGCTGTCAGCCAGGATCGCACCGGACGGTGAGATGTGATCGGTCGTGATGTTGTCGCCAAGGATCGCCAGCGCGCGGAGATCTTTCAGTTTCCATGCGTCGCTCTGCGCCTCCCAG
This genomic stretch from Burkholderiales bacterium harbors:
- a CDS encoding LysR substrate-binding domain-containing protein, with protein sequence MNLRQLRYISEIAKRRLNISSTAEALNTSQSGVSKQLKLLEDELGLEIFVRSRNRLSGSTPHGRRIIALADAILGDLASIRSIAEEVSRDSKSSLAIGITHTQARYVMPEIMKRFSERHPRVRIRLRHAEPGHLLKMLLAGEVDMAVTASDPPANRDLVILPFRQFHRVIIVPKGHKLLRVPRPTLQDIAEYPIVTYEPGYSARQEMVRVFEKAGLEPKIAISAIDADVIKTCVEQGLGITIMSEVTFDPKRDTNLRSILVEHLFEPFSTKIVLAKQHGVRQHTFDFIEMCAPQWEHERVERAIRS
- a CDS encoding LysR substrate-binding domain-containing protein, with protein sequence MSQPAISQTLKEIESAFGGELFTRTARGVIANDRLQPLLRRAAIVLGEIAAAERELRGPKIATRVIRIGANLHLLRFLIPSVIERLRAARGAPRFSLTEDSSARLLTALASGQFDCVLARLGDQGTEDSNMKDFAFWPVYRGRQCVVVNSRHPLARRRRISLLDLANEEWALSTTEGRSRDLLANAFLRAGLSPPEPVIECRPFHANLAIALALPVVTIVMRAEAALEQKEGRLRILPVDLNIDAPPIAFVCRKSWADDPLIAEARAAAIAAGRRLDRI
- a CDS encoding acyl-CoA thioesterase, which produces MDLAAHRLTMTVLMTPDTANFAGNVHGGTILKLLDQVAYACASRYAGRYVLTMSVDQVTFRQPIYVGELVTFLASINYTGTSSMEVGIKVIAENIRSQQVRHVNSCFFTMVAVDDERRPVPVPALCPLSCDDRRRHKAAELRRRWRRELEAQASEIGK
- a CDS encoding tripartite tricarboxylate transporter substrate binding protein, whose amino-acid sequence is MRIIAPFAPGGGTDFIARLIATKLTESFKGPQFIVENRPGAGATIGTELGVKSPPDGYTLTMIAASYTVNPSLYKLNFDPVNDIQPIIQIAKGPFLVSVHPSLPVKTIKDLIATAKAKPGDINYATSGQGSIVHMATELFAMQAGIKMNHIPYKGTGPALTDTMGGQTTLIFGSIAATMPIVKQGRLRAIAVTTAKRIPALPNVPAIDETVKGYDVSNWHGFIAPKGTPRAIVDRVNSEVTKIISQKDMIEKLEADGVAPAGGSPEAFAAIIAKEIPQWKKVAAAAKVKVE
- a CDS encoding PrpF domain-containing protein yields the protein MLKKIPAVFMRGGTSKALMFHSRDLPADRKQWDDIFTAAMGSPDPNGRQLNGMGGGISSLSKVCVLAPSEREDADVDYTFAQVLIKDAQVDYSGNCGNMSSAVGPFAVEEGIVSVSDGEATVRIYNTNTKKVIHSTFTVKDGRAITAGDLPIPGVGGTGAPVRLDFLNPGGASTGKLLPTGNAVDVLDVPGLGSIRVSMIDAANAVVFVAAEDLGLTGREMPDALDADVALLEKLAAIRVQASLKMGIGRNVEEARAKTAVPYVGFVSGPQDARTLSGDQIRASDIDVTARMISNGQPHRALPLTASLCTAVAARIEGSIVWQASRRDTAQTLRIGMPSGVLTVGADVQLRDGAWHATRGSFFRTQRRLFDGYVYVPLQQDAPAGVREAA